The following coding sequences are from one Coffea arabica cultivar ET-39 chromosome 11e, Coffea Arabica ET-39 HiFi, whole genome shotgun sequence window:
- the LOC113719473 gene encoding putative late blight resistance protein homolog R1A-4: MTSERPDYDSVEHLWELHARILARYGGEDADTADLHQKVNSFSSKFKFLSMFLGYTQRWSDAHEVVPNLDSLLIKIAIAAQAFREELLNITCVYQPTHFFLATFTGLNEKIELLKPEISEAYLQHLSSHNFHPLPPSAQTSDWHPFLVLVMKNLSFIRKEYNLVGPLWKRMKAFNKNLKSFLRFIINTDFPHCEVVIQAAHVCCWFFYTGMDQNGMAMLLADLQHKIDLASPEFFERILEFLQHHQKYNVDFVREMLHVSGTSGLENRLVSLLTCALKSMETKKLDLHWFSKHIKPLFVEARSLGDTTLEACKTGHVVLFARIWFLEAEIFLKEQQPGGSSTLLSLSIKDQVKFLYDESNFLRESLTPQEKLENQMLELIEQIPKQVDYLYESSQSHAKGFIPSKIRDVLYKFLVQMMLFSTKELLSNLIKSHESFTFLMKRQIGTLHEELTMVIEIVFNQFKEITEDERLTLTCIEELASGVTSLCNSFPADEITEEAMNKMGLWLFDLLERVQTLQAKLKELYLQVPMLNFPKTPALGFIEFLQQKLKQLLKWNPDSVAHLTNRIETISEDFEFLISHLIDFKEKGVENHGRKELCTRLIHVAHEAEYAIDSLVVKSGDEWNQFLWLYHISEEIRLIKMQVRPFQGKAIAVGVQNAVQTTRHEIPRTRATGTSEDVLILNDQQKEIVNLLKRESTHRDVISIVGMPGIGKTTLANQVYNDPEIVGSFHIRAWCYVSQVYTKRDLLLEILSHNQPNDKIHAMEDEDLELLLYQSLRRNRYLIFLDDVWDIGVWDNLQCSFPNDQNGSKILITSRLSDVVSKVTPESDLVKLRPLSDDESWELLRMKIFPEKRCPEKLREVGREIAEKCQGLPLSVVAIASLLKGRKMKPESWKQIVRSLNPRIIDDPQTRCMEIFELSYKNLPDYLKACFLYLAVFQEDKEIPVQKLTWLWMAEGFIQEKNSKSLEDLAEDYLIDLIGRSLITVAKRRSDGGVKSCRLHHLVRALCLLKAKKENFLEFITSDDKPYASFDDDLDLEEFEPSYPMNYDGYRLSISTRRNHFVMSTPSGSYVRTLLFFATGDTYPRCPYDISFISRNFKLLKVLDLECINMGNLFAAGIDLLLHLIYLAVGGDIDCIPSSLANLRNLESFLVKGLKGKVILPDAIWHMARLRHVRVKDRLSFNLKDLQVGISTQLNNLVSLSSVSLSPGEHAEEIIRRLPNVRKLSCIILRSRNYSVECIEFPRFERLTELMALKISYRGKGLNVSAFDFPKSLKKLSLSNFFLRGYHISKIGSLSNLEVLKLRSIVFKHTNWRLIKGKFRQLKCLKLESVNIVKWKANSERLPSLQHLVLRRCENLKKVPVDFVKIETLQIIEVQGCRESVEISLRRLKEEELHQYGTDILKVLINH, from the coding sequence GGCCCGATTATGATTCTGTAGAGCATCTTTGGGAGTTGCATGCTAGGATTTTAGCAAGATATGGAGGTGAAGATGCGGATACAGCTGATCTGCACCAGAAAGTGAACTCTTTTTCATCCAAGTTCAAATTTCTGTCGATGTTTCTTGGTTATACTCAAAGGTGGAGTGATGCCCATGAAGTTGTGCCCAACTTGGATTCCCTGCTGATCAAAATTGCAATTGCGGCTCAGGCATTCAGGGAAGAACTTCTTAATATTACTTGTGTTTACCAACCAACTCACTTCTTCCTTGCTACATTTACTGGTCTAAATGAAAAGATTGAACTGTTGAAGCCAGAAATCAGTGAAGCTTACCTCCAACATTTGTCCAGCCACAACTTTCACCCTCTCCCACCCAGTGCTCAAACCTCTGACTGGCATCCATTTTTGGTATTGGTGATGAAGAATCTGTCGTTTATCCGGAAGGAGTATAACTTGGTTGGTCCCCTTTGGAAACGTATGAAAGCTTTCAATAAGAACCTGAAATCCTTCCTACGCTTTATAATAAATACTGATTTCCCTCATTGTGAAGTGGTTATCCAAGCGGCACATGTTTGCTGTTGGTTTTTTTATACAGGAATGGATCAAAACGGTATGGCTATGTTGCTTGCCGATCTGCAGCACAAGATTGATCTTGCTTCTCCAGAATTCTTCGAAAGGATTCTGGAATTTCTGCAACACCATCAGAAGTATAATGTTGACTTTGTCCGGGAAATGCTACATGTTTCCGGGACATCTGGGCTTGAAAATAGGTTGGTATCCTTGTTAACCTGTGCCCTAAAATCGATGGAGACAAAGAAGCTGGATTTGCATTGGTTTTCTAAGCATATTAAACCCCTGTTTGTGGAAGCCAGATCTCTCGGAGATACAACTTTGGAAGCATGTAAAACTGGCCATGTCGTTTTATTTGCAAGGATTTGGTTTCTCGAGGCTGAGATTTTCCTCAAGGAACAACAGCCTGGTGGCAGCAGCACCCTCCTCTCACTCTCAATCAAGGATCAAGTCAAATTCCTATATGATGAGTCGAATTTTCTGAGAGAATCTCTCACTCCACAGGAGAAGTTGGAAAATCAGATGTTGGAGCTTATTGAACAAATACCTAAGCAGGTGGATTATCTTTACGAATCTTCTCAATCTCATGCCAAGGGATTCATACCAAGCAAGATAAGGGATGTACTTTATAAGTTTCTTGTCCAGATGATGCTTTTCAGCACAAAGGAACTTTTGTCGAACTTAATCAAAAGTCATGAAAGTTTCACGTTCCTTATGAAGCGGCAAATTGGAACTCTCCATGAGGAACTCACAATGGTGATCGAAATTGTCTTCAATCAATTTAAAGAAATCACAGAGGATGAGAGACTCACCTTGACATGTATTGAAGAATTGGCTTCTGGAGTCACATCTCTTTGTAATTCTTTTCCAGCTGATGAAATCACTGAAGAAGCTATGAATAAAATGGGTCTTTGGCTATTTGATTTGCTCGAAAGGGTTCAGACTTTGCAGGCAAAGCTTAAAGAGCTTTATCTTCAAGTTCCAATGTTAAATTTCCCCAAGACCCCTGCACTAGGCTTCATTGAGTTTCTACAGCAAAAATTAAAACAGTTGCTGAAGTGGAATCCTGATTCAGTCGCACATTTGACCAATCGTATTGAAACCATTTCTGAGGATTTTGAGTTCTTGATATCTCATTTAATAGATTTCAAAGAGAAGGGCGTAGAGAATCACGGACGAAAGGAACTTTGTACCCGTCTTATTCATGTGGCGCATGAGGCAGAATATGCCATTGATTCGTTGGTGGTCAAAAGTGGTGATGAATGGAACCAATTTCTGTGGCTTTATCACATCTCAGAAGAGATCAGACTCATTAAGATGCAGGTCAGACCATTTCAAGGCAAGGCCATTGCTGTGGGAGTCCAGAATGCTGTCCAGACTACAAGGCATGAGATTCCACGGACTAGAGCCACTGGAACTAGTGAAGATGTGTTGATTCTCAATGATCAGCAGAAAGAAATAGTTAATCTACTTAAAAGAGAATCAACGCATAGAGATGTTATCTCCATTGTTGGAATGCCTGGAATCGGTAAAACAACTTTGGCTAACCAAGTGTATAATGACCCCGAAATTGTTGGTTCCTTCCATATTCGTGCATGGTGTTATGTTTCACAAGTATACACCAAAAGAGACTTGTTACTTGAAATTTTGAGCCATAATCAGCCCAATGATAAGATCCATGCAATGGAAGATGAAGATTTGGAATTGCTGTTGTATCAAAGCTTGAGAAGAAATCGGTACCTTATCTTTTTGGATGACGTGTGGGATATTGGGGTTTGGGATAACTTACAGTGCTCTTTCCCAAATGACCAAAATGGAAGTAAAATTTTGATAACCAGCCGGCTTTCTGATGTGGTTTCTAAAGTTACACCGGAAAGTGATCTTGTTAAACTTCGTCCACTCTCCGATGATGAAAGTTGGGAGTTACTAAGGATGAAGATATTTCCTGAAAAACGCTGCCCTGAGAAATTACGGGAAGTTGGAAGGGAAATTGCTGAAAAATGTCAAGGACTGCCTCTTTCAGTCGTTGCAATTGCAAGTCTCCTTAAAGGGAGAAAAATGAAACCAGAATCATGGAAACAAATTGTACGAAGTTTAAATCCACGCATCATCGATGATCCTCAGACACGATGCATGGAAATCTTTGAACTGAGTTACAAGAATTTGCCAGATTATCTCAAAGCATGCTTTCTTTACCTTGCAGTATTTCAAGAAGATAAGGAGATTCCAGTTCAAAAATTGACATGGCTATGGATGGCTGAAGGCTTTATCCAGGAGAAAAATTCAAAGAGCTTGGAGGATCTTGCGGAGGATTACTTGATAGATCTGATTGGAAGAAGCTTAATAACAGTTGCCAAAAGGAGGTCGGATGGCGGAGTCAAATCCTGCCGACTTCATCACTTGGTACGTGCTCTGTGCTTGCTAAAagccaaaaaagaaaactttTTGGAGTTCATAACTAGTGATGACAAACCTTATGCTTCTTTTGATGATGAtctggatttggaagaatttgaaCCTTCGTACCCCATGAATTATGATGGATATCGACTAAGCATTTCTACGAGGCGAAATCACTTTGTTATGTCGACGCCTTCTGGCTCCTATGTTCGTACTCTACTGTTCTTTGCCACCGGTGATACATATCCAAGATGCCCTTATGATATCTCATTCATTTCTAGGAATTTTAAGCTTCTTaaggttttggatttggaatgcaTCAATATGGGCAATTTGTTTGCAGCGGGGATTGATTTACTTCttcatttgatttatttagCTGTGGGTGGGGACATAGACTGTATTCCATCATCATTAGCCAACTTAAGGAATCTTGAAAGTTTCCTTGTCAAGGGATTGAAAGGCAAAGTTATATTACCAGATGCAATTTGGCACATGGCAAGATTGAGACATGTTCGTGTAAAAGATCGTCTTAGCTTCAACTTGAAAGATCTTCAGGTTGGAATTTCTACCCAATTAAATAACTTGGTCTCTCTCTCCTCGGTATCTCTTTCTCCTGGGGAACATGCTGAAGAAATAATAAGGAGGTTGCCAAATGTTCGAAAGTTGAGTTGCATCATTTTAAGATCAAGAAATTATTCCGTGGAGTGCATTGAATTTCCAAGATTCGAACGTTTGACCGAGTTGATGGCACTTAAGATATCGTACCGCGGTAAGGGTCTTAATGTGAGTGCATTTGACTTCCCCAAGAGTCTTAAGAAGTTGTCTCTGTCAAATTTCTTCTTGCGAGGGTATCATATTTCGAAAATTGGGAGTCTATCAAATCTTGAGGTTCTCAAACTCCGTTCCATAGTTTTTAAGCATACAAATTGGCGTCTGATTAAAGGCAAGTTTCGCCAGCTCAAATGCTTGAAACTAGAGAGTGTAAACATTGTGAAATGGAAAGCCAACAGTGAACGCTTGCCTAGTCTTCAGCACCTGGTCTTGCGAAGATGCGAGAATCTCAAGAAGGTTCCCGTTGATTTTGTGAAAATTGAGACATTGCAGATAATCGAAGTGCAGGGATGCAGAGAGTCTGTTGAGATATCACTTAGGAGACTTAAGGAGGAGGAGCTACATCAATATGGAACTGACATTCTGAAGGTGCTCATCAATCATTAA